From a single Stackebrandtia endophytica genomic region:
- a CDS encoding helix-turn-helix domain-containing protein produces MLQALGVTESDEELYRALLRAPGATGEELSATVRRPVAEIRRGLRRLEDLGLVSRLAGSPIRFSPTRPDVAVEVLVAMRQRELVQAQAAARTLMLDMAPENRSGPEELVELVHGRQAVGHRYRQMGNTVTEELLVLDRPPYTEPPDGPNEPELAMLARGVKCRGIYAPEGLELPGRMDELAGLAAAGEEARVSPLVPMKLAIADRSTALLPLTMEQVTDQALVVRGPTLIDALVALFEMLWQLAIPLADVDPTQPEQAVLAKSVLSDTQQRLLSLLAAGLSDRAIARELSVSPRTLSRQLALLTENLGVQSRFQAGVQAVKRGLL; encoded by the coding sequence ATGTTGCAGGCCCTCGGCGTGACGGAATCCGATGAGGAGCTGTACCGCGCGTTGCTGAGAGCACCCGGTGCCACCGGGGAGGAACTGTCGGCGACCGTCAGACGCCCGGTGGCCGAGATCCGGCGCGGACTGCGACGGCTCGAAGACCTCGGCCTGGTTTCCCGGTTGGCCGGATCACCCATCCGGTTCTCCCCGACCCGACCCGACGTCGCCGTGGAGGTCCTCGTCGCGATGCGCCAGCGTGAACTCGTGCAGGCTCAGGCGGCGGCCCGCACACTGATGCTCGACATGGCGCCGGAGAACCGCAGCGGACCGGAGGAGCTCGTCGAACTCGTTCACGGTCGACAGGCCGTCGGGCACCGGTATCGCCAGATGGGCAACACGGTCACCGAGGAACTGCTCGTCCTCGACCGTCCCCCTTACACCGAGCCGCCGGACGGCCCCAACGAACCCGAGTTGGCGATGCTGGCACGCGGGGTCAAATGCCGGGGCATCTACGCGCCGGAGGGACTCGAACTGCCCGGCCGGATGGACGAATTGGCCGGGTTGGCCGCCGCCGGGGAGGAGGCGCGGGTGTCCCCTCTGGTGCCGATGAAACTGGCGATCGCCGACCGGTCCACCGCATTGTTGCCCCTGACGATGGAGCAGGTGACCGACCAGGCCCTGGTCGTGCGTGGGCCGACGTTGATAGATGCGCTCGTGGCGCTGTTCGAGATGCTGTGGCAGTTGGCCATCCCGTTGGCCGACGTCGATCCGACGCAGCCCGAGCAGGCGGTTCTGGCGAAGTCGGTCCTGTCCGATACCCAGCAGCGGTTGCTGTCGTTGCTGGCCGCCGGGTTGAGCGATCGAGCCATCGCACGGGAGTTGTCGGTCAGCCCGCGAACGTTGAGTCGCCAGCTGGCGTTGCTCACCGAGAACCTGGGGGTGCAGAGTCGCTTTCAAGCGGGGGTGCAGGCCGTGAAACGCGGGCTGCTCTGA
- a CDS encoding inorganic diphosphatase, whose product MEFDVTIEIPKGNRNKYEVDHATGRIRLDRTLFTATQYPADYGFIENTLGEDGDPLDALVLVPEPTFPGCLIRARAIGMFRMRDEKGGDDKVLCVPADDPRQEHLRDIHHVPEFDRMEIEHFFTVYKDLEPGKSVEGATWVGRTAAEEEIHRSIKREADRLAAEGDEH is encoded by the coding sequence GTGGAGTTCGACGTCACCATCGAAATACCCAAGGGCAACCGCAACAAATACGAAGTGGATCACGCCACGGGCCGCATCCGCTTGGACCGGACCCTGTTCACGGCGACCCAGTATCCCGCCGACTACGGCTTCATCGAGAACACGCTGGGCGAGGACGGTGATCCGCTCGACGCCCTGGTGTTGGTGCCGGAGCCGACCTTCCCGGGGTGTCTGATCCGGGCGCGTGCCATCGGCATGTTCCGGATGCGGGATGAAAAGGGCGGCGACGACAAGGTCCTGTGCGTGCCCGCCGATGATCCTCGCCAGGAGCATCTGCGCGACATTCACCACGTTCCGGAGTTCGACCGCATGGAGATCGAGCACTTCTTCACGGTGTACAAGGACTTGGAACCGGGCAAGAGCGTCGAGGGCGCCACCTGGGTCGGCCGGACCGCCGCCGAGGAGGAGATTCACCGCTCCATCAAGCGGGAAGCCGACCGGTTGGCGGCCGAGGGCGACGAGCACTGA
- the dacB gene encoding D-alanyl-D-alanine carboxypeptidase/D-alanyl-D-alanine endopeptidase — protein sequence MATSVDNSPANQSDAPHTEASRSKRRRWPAVLVGLFVILSIAVAVTPLVVDVTPPPQNGPMLWPYLTQDTEFEGLAGPSADAPVPSAEGIAAILEPHFSGMSGDVAVSVRDGLTGEELYNRSAQEPLIPASSTKAVTAAAALAVWGSGYRIPTRVVAGTEAGQVVLIAGGDVTLTREGAGYYEDAGTLADLAEQVVDQLGSAPTTLIVDTSIFPDDPVAPGVDRVDIADGYTAELTPFMVDGGRTEPTAPNYGQRSQDPTKAAADHLADLLGGATVEYGTADPQAAELGVVYSPTMQRMVEAAMVTSDNLLADALARQAALGWGAEASFAGGAAATLEILESLGISTEGVALYDGSGLSTDNLLTASLLSQVVTVAVSDEVRVTGLAASFAVAGYSGSLERRFGEEDPAHGEVRAKTGTLSQVSSLTGMVLDADGRWLTFSFIINGKNNLYEAERVLDKAATALIDCGCS from the coding sequence GTGGCCACAAGCGTAGATAACAGCCCTGCGAATCAGAGCGATGCACCACACACCGAGGCGTCCCGTTCGAAGCGCCGCCGGTGGCCGGCCGTCCTCGTCGGGCTGTTCGTGATCCTGTCGATCGCCGTGGCAGTCACTCCCCTCGTCGTCGATGTGACCCCGCCGCCTCAGAACGGCCCGATGCTGTGGCCCTACCTGACCCAGGACACCGAGTTCGAAGGCCTGGCGGGCCCGTCGGCAGATGCGCCGGTCCCCTCGGCCGAAGGCATCGCCGCCATCTTGGAACCGCACTTCTCGGGCATGTCGGGAGACGTCGCGGTGTCGGTTCGCGACGGGCTCACGGGGGAGGAACTGTATAACCGGTCGGCCCAGGAGCCGTTGATTCCGGCTTCCTCCACCAAGGCGGTCACCGCAGCCGCGGCCCTGGCCGTGTGGGGCAGTGGCTACCGGATCCCGACCCGGGTGGTCGCGGGTACCGAAGCCGGTCAGGTGGTGTTGATCGCCGGAGGCGACGTCACGCTCACGCGCGAGGGCGCCGGATACTACGAGGACGCCGGGACGCTCGCGGACCTGGCCGAACAGGTGGTCGATCAGCTGGGGTCGGCGCCGACGACGCTGATCGTCGACACGTCGATCTTCCCCGATGACCCGGTGGCGCCCGGCGTCGACCGGGTGGACATCGCCGATGGGTACACCGCCGAACTCACGCCGTTCATGGTCGACGGTGGCCGTACCGAACCGACCGCGCCGAACTATGGGCAACGCTCGCAGGATCCGACCAAGGCCGCCGCCGATCACCTGGCGGACCTGTTGGGCGGCGCGACCGTCGAATACGGCACCGCGGATCCGCAGGCGGCCGAACTGGGTGTGGTGTATTCGCCGACCATGCAACGCATGGTCGAGGCCGCGATGGTCACCTCCGACAACCTGTTGGCCGACGCGCTGGCCCGCCAGGCGGCGCTGGGGTGGGGCGCCGAAGCCTCGTTCGCCGGGGGTGCCGCCGCCACCCTGGAGATCCTGGAGTCGTTGGGGATCTCGACCGAGGGCGTGGCCTTGTACGACGGAAGTGGATTGTCCACCGACAACCTTCTGACCGCGAGTCTGCTGTCTCAGGTCGTCACCGTGGCGGTCTCCGACGAGGTTCGGGTCACCGGATTGGCCGCGTCGTTCGCGGTCGCCGGTTACAGCGGTTCGCTGGAGCGACGGTTCGGGGAAGAGGATCCCGCCCACGGTGAGGTCCGCGCGAAGACCGGCACCCTGTCGCAGGTCAGTTCGCTGACGGGCATGGTGCTCGACGCCGACGGACGCTGGCTCACCTTCTCGTTCATCATCAACGGGAAGAACAATCTCTACGAGGCCGAACGCGTCCTGGACAAGGCCGCGACGGCTCTGATCGACTGTGGATGTTCTTGA
- a CDS encoding phosphoribosyltransferase family protein, translated as MTDPHDPIATAARLLRERTGWVGDRLATLAWWTDPELLRILGPALAGLAAERRPTLVAGVQSSGYLLAPLVATQLGVGMLGIQKQPQADGMILLATVEQTRAVGDATSPTELVLPGRPTADDRVLLVDDVVETGAQAAAVRDLVTTAGATWLGVVAMVSYRPEVDLDVLSLTTIGELTRTRDGG; from the coding sequence ATGACTGACCCGCATGACCCGATCGCGACCGCCGCTCGTCTGCTGCGGGAGCGCACCGGCTGGGTGGGGGACCGGTTGGCCACCCTGGCGTGGTGGACCGATCCGGAACTGCTCCGAATCCTCGGCCCGGCGCTGGCCGGACTGGCGGCCGAGCGGCGTCCCACTCTGGTGGCCGGGGTTCAATCCTCCGGTTATCTGTTGGCGCCGTTGGTGGCCACGCAGCTGGGCGTGGGCATGTTGGGGATCCAGAAACAGCCACAGGCCGACGGGATGATCCTGTTGGCCACGGTGGAACAGACGCGGGCGGTGGGGGACGCGACCTCACCGACGGAGCTCGTCCTGCCGGGACGGCCCACCGCCGATGACCGGGTGCTGCTGGTCGACGACGTCGTCGAGACCGGGGCCCAGGCGGCGGCGGTGCGCGACCTCGTCACGACCGCCGGAGCGACCTGGCTGGGGGTGGTGGCGATGGTCAGTTACCGACCCGAGGTTGACTTGGATGTCTTGTCGCTCACCACGATCGGCGAACTCACTCGGACTCGGGACGGCGGCTAG
- a CDS encoding glycoside hydrolase family 10 protein, translated as MPDTRPGWLSRRRVLGAAGAAAAGGATLWTAGVAMADTTTDHHVDPEPECSVDPAHPAEQFRASWIAGVVNIDWPSTTGLDAETQQAEYLRWLDDARDFRLNAVITQIRPTADAFWPSPHEPWSRWLTGEQGGDPGYDPLEFAVKATHDAGMDFHAWFNPYRVSMPTSSGDVGGDPSQLHESHPARQNPDWVVAYPKTGAATRLYYNPGIPEVREHVIEAMLHAVENYDIDAVHFDDYFYPYPSGTEDFDDDEAYAQYGGDFATKADWRRDNTDQLIQEFNRRVKQIKPWVRFGVSPFGVWRNIADDPEGSDTRAGAPTYDVLFADTRKWIREGWIDYIAPQIYWAMSLEVASYSVLAKWWSEVCEGTDCQLILGEATYKVNVDEASPEWKNDPRELLNHLTLCREYPNISGNAYFSANSVRDDQLNAMTLLRDEHYRTPALVPASPHLGGNQPKPPKVSSLTWSDGRYVLEWRPHNRRKGIDEVTRYAIYTVDGDPGDCGFGDGTHLVAVVPHDSDVPVQRFTWEAAESDDRVFAIKSLSRTWQASGESLA; from the coding sequence ATGCCAGATACCCGACCCGGTTGGCTGTCGCGCCGTCGAGTCCTGGGCGCCGCGGGCGCGGCGGCCGCCGGTGGAGCGACACTGTGGACGGCCGGGGTGGCCATGGCGGACACCACCACCGACCACCACGTCGACCCCGAGCCGGAGTGTTCGGTGGACCCCGCTCACCCCGCCGAGCAGTTCCGCGCCTCCTGGATCGCCGGTGTGGTCAACATCGACTGGCCGTCCACCACCGGTCTGGACGCCGAAACCCAGCAGGCGGAGTACCTGCGGTGGCTCGACGACGCTCGGGACTTCCGGCTCAACGCGGTCATCACCCAGATCCGGCCCACCGCCGACGCCTTCTGGCCCTCGCCGCACGAGCCGTGGTCGCGGTGGCTGACCGGCGAACAGGGCGGCGACCCCGGCTACGACCCGCTGGAGTTCGCGGTCAAGGCCACCCACGACGCGGGCATGGACTTCCACGCCTGGTTCAACCCCTACCGGGTGTCGATGCCCACCTCCTCGGGCGACGTCGGCGGCGACCCGTCACAGCTGCACGAGTCCCACCCGGCGCGTCAGAACCCCGACTGGGTGGTCGCCTACCCGAAGACCGGTGCGGCGACCCGGTTGTACTACAACCCGGGCATTCCCGAGGTTCGGGAACACGTCATCGAAGCGATGCTGCACGCCGTCGAGAACTACGACATCGACGCGGTTCACTTCGACGACTACTTCTACCCGTACCCGTCCGGCACCGAGGACTTCGACGACGACGAGGCCTACGCCCAGTACGGCGGGGACTTCGCGACCAAGGCCGACTGGCGGCGCGACAACACCGATCAGCTGATCCAGGAGTTCAACCGTCGGGTCAAGCAGATCAAGCCGTGGGTCCGGTTCGGAGTGAGCCCGTTCGGCGTGTGGCGCAACATCGCCGACGACCCCGAGGGCTCCGACACCCGGGCCGGAGCACCCACATACGACGTCCTCTTCGCCGACACCCGCAAGTGGATCCGCGAAGGCTGGATCGACTACATCGCGCCGCAGATCTACTGGGCGATGTCGCTGGAGGTCGCGTCGTACTCGGTGCTGGCGAAATGGTGGAGCGAGGTGTGCGAGGGCACCGACTGTCAGCTGATCCTCGGTGAGGCCACCTACAAGGTCAACGTGGACGAGGCGTCCCCGGAGTGGAAGAACGATCCGCGGGAGCTGCTCAACCACCTGACCCTGTGCCGGGAGTACCCCAACATCTCCGGCAACGCCTACTTCTCGGCGAACTCGGTGCGCGACGACCAGTTGAACGCGATGACTCTGCTGCGCGACGAGCACTACCGCACGCCCGCGCTGGTGCCGGCCTCTCCGCACCTGGGTGGCAACCAGCCCAAACCACCGAAGGTCAGCTCGCTGACGTGGAGCGACGGTCGGTACGTGCTCGAATGGCGTCCGCACAACCGACGCAAGGGCATCGACGAGGTCACCCGGTACGCGATCTACACCGTCGACGGCGATCCCGGTGACTGTGGTTTCGGCGACGGCACGCACCTCGTGGCGGTCGTTCCCCACGATTCCGATGTGCCGGTACAGCGGTTCACCTGGGAGGCGGCGGAGTCCGATGACCGGGTCTTCGCGATCAAGTCGTTGAGTCGGACCTGGCAGGCCAGCGGCGAATCGCTCGCCTGA